In Clostridium omnivorum, the DNA window CAAAAAACAAAAGGAAGTGTTTGTTATGACCTTGAATGAGCTTAGGGAGCTAAACCCACATTTAGATATTAAAGGCGTAACTAACTTAGCCTTTAAAAAGTATGGTAGGATTGTAACAGGGTATGATTTTACAGAGCTTATAAAATATATGGAGAATAATACTGAAATACCTGAGGTGGGAACTATCTATTCTTCTTCTGAAGCTGTTATGAAAGCTGACGAAGTATCAGAACATATAGAAAAAGATATTTTTGGTGAGATGCCTATACAGGTAGGGTACTGCAATGGAAAAAGTTCTAACTTGAATGCACTTGAATACCATAAGAGCAGTGAACTAAATATAGCAGTTACTGATATGCTACTTTTTCTTGGAAGAGTACAGGATATTCAGGAATGGCAGTACGATGTAAAAAACCTAGATGCATTTTTTGTTCCAGAAGGAGTAGCAGTTGAACTATATGCAACTACACTTCATTTTGCACCTTGTAAAATAGAACCTAGCGGTTTTAAATGTATCGTTATATCACCAAAGGAAACTAATCATAAGCTCCAGCATGAATATGACAAGCAAGGTGAAAATAGGCTTCTATTTATGAAGAATAAATGGCTGCTGGTACACCCTTCTAGAGAAGATCTCTTGGAGAGAGGAGCTTACTCAGGAATTAATGGTGCAAACTTAGAGGTATTTATTGATTAAAAGTAAGGTTGGTTTAACATAATCATTTATTAAACAATAATAAATAATATGGAGTTCTTATAATAAAACCTGTGATTAATGTCGCAGGTTTTGTTATGTTAAAACCAGTGTGATGTGTTAGCGCTTACATGAGCTATATAATTTCCTCATTGAGTATAGCATATATAAATGTAAATAACTCTTTAAAACACATATAAGTCCAAGAGGCATAAAGTAAATATTGACTTTAAAGGAAGTATGGTATATATTTAATATGTTAACACTGTAAGCGGTTACACAAATTACATATTATAAATTGTTAGTAGTATAATAATTCTTAGTTATATAAATAAATTATTTTTTAAGGAGTGATTACTTTGGATTTAAGAAAATTTATCGACCATACTCTATTAAAAGCTGATGCTTCAGAGTCAGAAGTAGTAAAGATTTGTAAGGAAGCTAGAGAATATGGCTTTGCATCAGTATGTGTAAATGCTTTTAGAGTTCCAGTAGTAAGGAGAGAATTAGAAGGCAGCGATGTTAAGGTTTGCTGTGTTGTAGGCTTTCCTCTAGGAGCTATGACTAAAGAAGCTAAAGCTTTTGAAACTAAGCAAGCTGTTGAAAATGGTGCACAAGAAGTAGATATGGTTCTAAATGTTGGAGCTATGAAGGATAAGCAATACGATGTAGTGCTTGCAGACATAAAGGCTGTAGTAGAAGCTGCAAAGGAAAAGGCTTTAGTTAAAGTAATATTAGAAAACTGTCTATTAACTAAGGAAGAAATAGTTAAAGCATGTGAATTAAGCAAAGAAGCTGGAGCTGATTTTGTAAAGACTTCAACTGGCTTTAGCACTGGCGGAGCAAAGGCTGAAGATGTAAAGCTTATGAGAGAAACTGTTGGAACTCGTATGGGAGTTAAAGCATCAGGTGGAGTTAGAACTACTAAAGATGCTGAAGAAATGATAGCTGCAGGAGCAAGCCGTATAGGAGCAAGTGCTTCAATTTCAATAGTAGAAGGAACTGAAGCATCAAAATCAGGATACTAAGATATAGTTTAATATAATAAATTATATAAAAGAAGTGCGTACAGCACTTCTTTTCTTATATAAGCAATTATGATACTGCAGGAGAAAATTAAAATTATATTAAAACTGTGATAGTTATATTGACTATATAGCACATAAAAGATTATACTTTAAGAAAATGGGTGCTTAATAATATAGAAAATTTTCTATAGGAAATATAATTCTTAGAGGAATATAGGTAAAGAAAATGAAAATAATGAAAAAAATTTATGAATATATACCCCAATATGCTATAAAGCCTTTGATTTTATGCGTAATAGTTAATTTTTCTGTATATTCAGGGGCGCGTTTGTTTTATACAGATAGAGTTTTTCATGATTTGACATCCAATTTAGATGATAGGATTCCAGTAGTACCAATATTTGTAGTATTTTATTTAGGTAGTTATCTTTTTTGGATTTTTAATTATATATTAGTAAGCCGGGTAAGTAAAGATAATTGCTATCGTCTTGCTATTTCAGATTTATTAGGAAAACTAACTTGCTTTATTATTTATATAACTTTTCCTACAACTAATATAAGACCTGATATTACTACATCAGGCGTTTTTACCAACATGCTTAAATTTTTATATAATGCAGATGCAGCTAATAATCTTTTTCCATCAATTCATGTACTAGTTAGCTGGTATTGTTTCATTGGTATTAGGAATAATAAGACTATACCTGCTTGGTATCGATATTTTTCTTTATTTATGGCAGTAATGATAAGTATTTCAACCTTAACTACAAAACAGCATGTTATAGTTGACGTTATTGCTGGTGTGGTGTTAGCTGAACTAACATGGCAGCTTTCTTTACAGCTGCAGCTTTATAGGGCAAAAAAATTAATAAATCAGGAGGCATAAATGAAAGTTCTTAGTGTAGCAATACCTTGCTACAATTCAGCAGCTTATATGGATAAAGCAATAGAATCGCTGCTAATTGGAAGTGAGGATATAGAAATTTTGATTGTGAACGATGGTTCTAAGGATAATACTTCAATAATAGCAGACGAATATGAGAAAAAGTATCCCAATATAATACGGGCAATCCACAAAGAAAATGGTGGGCATGGAGATGCAGTAAACACAGGCTTGAAATATGCAACTGGAGTATATTTTAAGGTTTTGGATAGTGATGACTGGTTTGATAGAGCTAGTCTATTAAAGGTACTTGAAGTATTAAGAAGTATGATTAACACTTCTACATCATTGGACATGCTTATAGCAAATTATGTATATGAAAAAGTTAGTATAGGAAAATCAACAAGCATTAATTATAAGAGTGCAATGCCAGAAGAAAAGATATTTACATGGGATGATTTAGGACTTCTTAAAGCTAGCCAGAATATACTAATGCACTCTGTTATTTATCGTACAGAGGTTCTTAGACAATGTAAGCTAGAGCTTCCTAAGCATACTTTTTATGTTGATAATATTTTTGTATTCAAACCATTGCCCTACGTAAAGACAATGTACTATGTAAATGTGGACCTCTATAGATATTTTATTGGAAGAGAAGATCAATCTGTTAATGAAAAAATCATGATAGGACGTATTGATCAGCAGATTAGAGTTACAAAGATAATGATTGATAGCTTTAATCCTAAGGATATAGAAAGTAAAAAGCTGCGTAAATATATGACTCAATATTTGACAATGATGATGACAATTAGTACAGTACTTTTATTAAAAGCTAATACAGAAGAAAGTCTAGATAAGAAAGAAGAACTTTGGAACTATTTAAGTACTAAAAATGAGAAATTATATGAAGAAGTAAATAAAAAATTCTTAGGGCTAGTAGTGCAAATGAAAGGTTCTCTTGGAAGAAAGATAATATTATCAGGTTATTCCTTAACAAGAAAAATCTTTGGATTTAATTAATATATTATTTTAAAATACAGATGCCTGAAAATTTGATTTGTCAAGTTTTCAGGCATATCTTCATTTAATCTGCAAGTTCATTTTTTACACAATTTAAAGCCTCTGCTACAACGTTATGCATATCAAAATATTTGTACATTCCAAGGCGGCCGCCAAATATTACTTTATCCTCTTTATCTGCTAGGTTCTTATATTTTGCATATAAATTATTGTTCCTATCATCATTCATTGGATAGTATGGTTCGTCGCCATGCTGCCAGTTAGAAGGATACTCCCATGTGATCACCGTTTTTGGATTTACATTGCTACTTTGACATCCGAATTCAAAGTGCTTGTGCTCAATTATTCTTGTATAAGGAACTTCAAATTCTGTATAGTTCACAACGGCATTGCCTTGATAATTCTCCAGGTTTAAAACTTCTGTTTCAAAGCTAAGGGAACGATATTCAAGCTCACCAAAGCAATAATCGTAATATTCATCAATCATTCCAGTGAAAACAATCTTATTTGTAAGAGCAGCTAGTTCTTCACGATGCTTAAAGAAATCAGTATCAAGGCGGATTTCTATGCCGTCCAGCATTTTCTCTATGATTTGAGTATAGCCTCCAACGGGTATTCCCTGGTAGGTATCGTTGAAGTAGTTATTATCATAGGTAAAGCGAATCGGAAGCCTTTTTATTATGAAGCTTGGAAGTTCTGTTGCTCTGCGCCCCCACTGTTTCTCGGTATAGCCCTTAACTAGTTTTTCGTAGATGTCTCTTCCTACCAAACTGATTGCCTGTTCCTCAAGATTTTTTGGCTCTGTAATGCCTGCCTCCTTAATCTGCTCTTCAATTTTAGCTTTTGCCTCTGCTGGAGTAATTACCCCCCACATCTTATTAAAGGTGTTCATGTTAAAAGGCATATTGTATAATTCTGACTTATACCTGGCAACAGGGGAATTTGTGTATCTATTAAATACAGCAAACTGATTAACATATTTCCACAGTTCATCACTGCTAGTGTGGAAAATATGTGCTCCATATTGATGAACTTGAATTCCTTCTATCTCTGCAGTATAAATATTCCCACCTACATGAGAGCGCTTGTCTATAACAAGGCACTTTTTACCTCTTTTGTTAGCTTCATATGCAAAAATAGATCCAAATAGCCCGGCCCCAACAATAATATAATCGTACATTTATAATAGCCCTCCTTTTGTAGTTCTTATGTTTTAACTTTTTTGTTAAATTCTTTATTGTGCTATTTACTTGATACATATTATTACCTTTTTAATATATCATAATTTTGTTGTATCTTGCAAAAAAATGAAAAAGTATAATATTAACTAAGTTTTGGAGGAAAATTTAATATAAATGTAGAACTATATAAAATAATGTAAATATATGTAGCATTAGCATAAAAATTATAATTTATTCCAGAAATTTTAGCGCTTAAGGGTATTGGGGGGAATTCTATATGGAAAAATTGTCTGGAAAATTAGGAAAGAAATTAAAAAATTATGTAATTGATAAAAGTATTATTGAATTTTTAATTGTGGCAGTGGTAATAATATTTTTGACCTTTCATGTTGCATTAAGGAACTACATGCTATTTCATACAGTAGTAGAAACCTTTGGTGTTATAATAACATCCTGCATTTTTATTATTGCTATAAATACTTACCATATAAATAAAAACAGCTTTCTATTAATAATAGGTATTGGATATGGCTTTGATGGACTATTTTATATGCTTCATAATTTGACACTACTTAATATTGGTTTTTATACAAACAGCTTGGTAAATTTAAGCAGCCTATTTGCCTTGTATGCCAGGTTTTTTGGAACAAGCTTTACTTTAATTGCAACAGTTGTTTTATATAGAGGAAATAAAAAAGTTAATCCCAAGGCATGTCTATTGGGAGCAACTATAGTTGCCATTATATTATTGCATGGAGCGAATTATCAAGAAAAGCTGCCTGCAATTTTTATTGAGGGACATGGGTACACTAATTTTAATATCATATGCGTAGCTTTGCTTGATATAGCTATATGTGTCTGCTTTATTCTCTTTAGTATGATGGAGGATAAGATTGAGAGTAAATTATACTGCTATATTCAATGGGCTATTATAATAAAGCTGGTTTCTGATTTTATGCTTGCTGGTTTTAGCAATGAATATTCAATGGAAAATGTGGTAAGCCATGTTCTTAAAATAATTTACTATTATTTTATTTATAAAGCAATAGTTGAAAAGAGCATAAAAGAACCCTACAGGCTTCTATATGGCAAGCTGGATGAAACAAGTGCAAGTCTTGAAATAACAACCTCTGAGTTAAGGGAAACCAATGATATAATTGAAAAGGATAATGCTTATATAAATGAAATAGAAGAAATCTTGAATAGCAGTGAGCAGTGCTACAAATTAATTATTGAAAATTCCAGAGATGCAATATTTGCAGAGAGTAACGGTAAATTTATATTTTATAATGAAGGGGCTAGAAATATAGTTGGACTGAATAATAAATATGATATATACGGAAGTAGTATTAAAGATTTTATTGTTGATGAGGAAAAAGGTAATTTTGAGAAAAAATTAAGATGTATATATGAAGAAAAAATTACTGTACCCTTTTCTCAGACAATAATTAAAAAGGCTGATGGAAGTAAGATTGATGTTGAGGTTTCGGGAACCTTTTTTTTACATAGAGGAGAACCTGCGATATTGACTATAGTTAGAGATATCACGCAGGTAGAGGAACTTAAGAAGGATGCAGTAGAGAATACTAAGCTTTTAAATGAAAGCAGGGAATATAATAAACTTGTTAATGAGTTTTTTGTAAATATTTCTCATGAGGTTCGTACCCCTCTTAATGTAATTCTTGGAGCTATTCAGGTACTAGAGGTATACTCTAGTAATGGTGAAGGGATTGTTAATGAAGAAAAATTTAATGATTATCTTAAAAGCATAAAACAAAACTGCTTTAGATTACTAAGATTAATTAATAATTTAATAGATGTATCCAAGCTAGGTTCAGGCTTTTTACAAACAAACATGAAAAATGGAGATATTATATGCACTGTAGAGGATATAGTTCAATCCGTAGCGGAGTATATTAATGCTAAGGGAGTCGCTCTAGTATTTGATACTGAAGTAGAGGAAAAGATTATGGCTTTTGATGCTGATAAAATTGAGAGGATCATGTTAAATTTATTATCAAACTCAATTAAGTTTACTAGGCCAGGTGATGATATATCAGTATTTATAATTGATAAGGGCGGCAGTATATCTATATCTGTTAAGGATACTGGAATTGGAATTCCTGAGGAAAAGATAAATAGTATTTTTGATAGATTTGTTCAAGTGGATAAATCCCTAACAAGAAACCAGGAAGGAAGCGGCATTGGTTTATCCTTAGTAAAATCTCTTGTGGAGCTTCATGGGGGAACAATAGATGTTAGTAGTACTATGGGAGAAGGAACAGAATTTGTTATTAACCTTCCAGTAAAAATTATAGAGGATGAAAATAGTCCATCTGAAGAAATCATCTCACACACTAATGTGGAAAGGATAAGTATTGAGTTCTCAGATATATATACATATAATTAATAATGATTATTTGTGTCGATAGATTTTTCTATCGACATTTCATTTTTAAAGTAACATGTATACCTTCTTAAGCTTATTATATAACATGTAATAAAAGGAGGTGGTGGTATGTTTAATATAGGGATAATTACCTTTAGGGAAGGGTTAGAAATGCTAGTTGTTATTATGGCACTAGTAGCCTATGCGGGGAATATAAATAGAAAAGATTTGTTAAAGTTTATATATGGCGGTGCCATAAGTGGTCTTGGAGTTAGTATTTTAACAGGAGCAGTTCTTTTAATGCAGGCAAACAGACTTACAGGGTACTCTAAAAATCTTTTTAATGGGTCTATAATGATTTTTTTAGCATTCTTTATACTTTACTATATGGTTTGGCTAAGAAGACAGAGTAAATATGAGGACCTCAATATAGAAAGTAAATATAATGTAAAAGCAACGGGATATGGATTTTTTATATTTATCTTTCTAACAGTTTTTAGAGAATGCTTTGAGATTATTATGTTTACGCTGCCTACTATGACGGAAAATATATGGACCGTAATATTTGGCAGTATTATAGGACTTACTTTAGCTGTAGTTGTGGTTATGCTAATATACAAGGCAGCAATTAAAATAAGCCTTAAGATAGTTTTTGATTTGCTTACTCTTTTCCTAATTTATATTGGTTCTGAAATGTTTGGTGAGGGTATTCTAGAGTTATTCCCTTCTGCTAATAGTTCTCTGCAGATAGCAGGAATGTTAGTATTTGGTTTGCCAACTCTTTTCATATTTTTGAGGTGGAAGATAAAAGATTATACAAATAAAAAGTAGAGTAAGGGGTTTTGTTTCATAGCAATGCTCAGTTGGTGAATAGGAGATGAAAAAAATTAAGCACTCCATAGTTAATTATATATAACTATGGAGTGTTGATTTAATTACAATAAATTTTTATGGTTATCTATTTATAGACCTAGCCATTCGAGTATAGGTATGTCTCTTTCCTTTTATAGCTATGCTGTAATCCATAATGTTTTCTGGTATAGCTATGCCTGCATAACCTGCATCGCCTATGTGGTGTAAATCCGTACCAGTCATTTTACACATCAGAGCTATTTGCTTTATAGTCTGAGAATCTGCACCTTCCTGTGATGTACCAATAGCTGTTAAGGCAAGCCTTTCTTTACCATGAATAAAGGTAACCAAATCTTTTATATATTCTACTGTAATTCCAGGAACGGTTCCTGGGGCAGGCAGAAGAATTATGTCAGCTCCTGCTTCAATAAATTCAGCAACATCTTTCTTATTTATTATATTTTCTCCAGCTTCCTTTAGAGAGCCTGCAGCATGCATTTTTCCTGCAGCCAAAATTATTTTATCATTAAGTACACTATTTATTTCTTTTAGAGAGTTTATAATAGCTTTATTTGACACTCCTGTACCTGGGTTTCCTGTAAGCAGGATTAAATTAGCACCCATTTCATAGGCCTTTTTAGCTGTATCAGCTGTTGCAAGCCTTCCTTTTGAAATAGGACGAATTTCACCTATAGTTTCCTGTGACAAGTCTACTGGTTCTAAGTTTATACCTACAATTCTGCCAGTGAGACGTTTGATTTCTTTAATTATATCTTCGCCATTAACCTTAGGAATGCCATTGAATACCGGACTATATACATCGAAGAAGTTTAGAAGCAGAATATCTGAACCAAAGGCACAGGCAAGCTCTGCATTGCTTAAATTAACTAGAACTGGCTGTAATACACCTATGATTTCCGTTATTACAATTCTTCCTTCGCTTGCAGCAATAGCTTCTAAAAGTTCGCTTTTAGTCATAGCTGCATAATCAGAACTATTACAGTCTAATAATCTTTTTGCCATATTTCTTTACCTCCAGTGAAACCACATTCAATTACAATATGTGAAAAAGAGAGGATAAAAATCCTCTCTAATATTTATTGTTTTACTTACATAACTTTTTAAATTCATCAGCCACAAATTGTACTTGTGTTCCAACTATAACTTGCAGGCTGTTCTTACCAGGTCTTATAACACCTGCTACGCCAGCTGATTTAATAACCTTTTCATTTACTACAGCTTGGTCTTTGATTTCTAAACGTAATCTAGTTATGCAATTGTCTATAGAAGTAACGTTTTCTTTTCCTCCAACACCTTTAAGAATAAGTGCAGCTACTTCTGTATAATTGTTATTTGAAAGTTTTACATTCATTTCTCCATCTAAGTCATCGTCTTCTCTACCTGGTGTCTTTAAATTAAATGTAGTAATTACAAAACGGAATACTACATAATAAATAATTGCGAATATTAAACCTATTACAAGCAGTAAAAGTGGATTTCGTGCCATCGGAGCCTTGAAGCTTAAGAACCAGTCTACGAAACCAGCACTGAAGTTAAAGCCTGCTCTAACTGGTAATGCTGCACAGACAGCAACAGAAATACCTGTTAATACAGCGTGAACTACATAAAGTCCTGGAGCTAAGAACATGAATGCGAATTCTATTGGCTCTGTAACACCAGTGAAGAAAGAGGACAGTGCGCCTGCAAATAATAGACCATATACAACTTTCTTTTTCTTGTCTTTAGCTGTATGATACATAGCTAATGCACCTGCTGGCAAACCAAACATCATAACTGGGAAGAATCCAGTCATATATTGACCAGTTACTCCAAAGGTTCCTTTTCCTGACCAGAAGTTACCAAGGTCATTAATTCCAGCTACATCAAACCAGAATACGGAGTTAAGTGCATGGTGTAGCCCAAATGGTATTAACAATCTATTGAAGAATGCATAAACACCTGCACCAACAGCTCCTAAAGATATTATACCTTTACCAAAAGCTACTAGTCCGCCATAAACAGCTGGCCATATGAAGAATAACACTGCAGATGCAAGAATTGATGCCCCTGCTGTTACAATAGCAACACTTCTTCTTCCACTAAAAAAGGCTAAGAAGTCAGGTAATTTTGTTCCTTTAAATCTGTTATAGCAAGATGCGGCAATTAAACCGGCTACAATACCAATAAACTGTGTTTGAGTCTTTCCAAAAGCTGGTGCTACGTTTTTAGGATCAATATGTTTGAACATTCCAACTGAGGTTGTAGATAATAGGGTTGTAATTACAAGCCATGCTACAAGACCAGCAAGACCAGCTGCTCCATCATTATCATCTGACATTCCAACAGCTACACCAATTGCAAATAGAATTCCCATGTTATTAATTAATGCGCCACCTGCTTGTAACAAGAAAGCTGCAAATACATTGTTAGCACCCCAACCAGTAGGATCTATCCAGTAACCAATACCCATTAAAATACTTGCAACAGGCAAGCAAGCAACAGGAAGCATTAATGATTTCCCAAGTTTTTGTAGATACTTCATCATAATGAAGTTCCCCCTCCTTTAATTGTTTTCTTTTGATAAACATCATGCCGTACGCTCATGACATTTATCATTAATAAAAATGAGGCATGTTGTGAACCAATGGACTTAGTTTTAATAAAAACAAAAAAGAGCAGAAAAGGAATACCTTTTCAGCTCTTGCCCATTCGGTTACACGCTGATAAAAAATAAAAATATTACGTTGTTGTTTTAATTATATATATGCTCTATACATATGTCAATATGCCTTTTGAAAAAAATGTAAAGGTTTTTAATAAAAGTTCATTTCGTGATAGAGAATAAAATGTGAAATAATATTTTTGAAATTGAAATTTTTTGATATTGACAGAATAATAACAGGTAACTATAATTATTTGTATAACGTGTAACTGTTAAATCAGGCATGAGTTCTGTACTCGTGCTTTTTTTGTTATATAACGTAGATTACAGTAAAATTATAAAGATTGATTGCTTAATCAGGAGGTTTTTAGAATGTTTGAATTCTTTAAAAAAGCACATAATTTAGTAGCGCCAGTAGATGGAAAAGTAATTGATTTATCACAGGTTCCAGACCAGGTTTTTGCAGAAAGATTAGCAGGAGATGGAGCAGCAGTAGATTCTGTAGGAGATACAATAGTAGCACCAGCTGATGGAACGCTTGTGCTTATATTTAGAACAAATCATGCTTTTGGTATTACTTTAGATGATGGAGTAGAGCTTCTTGTTCACATCGGACTTGATACAGTTGCTTTGGAGGGAGAAGGATTTGAAAGAATAGCAGAAGAAGGTCAAAGAGTTAAAGCCGGTGATCCAATAATAAGGGTAGACAGAGAGCTTATTTTATCAAAAGGATATTCACTTATAACGCCAGTACTTATAACAAATCCTGATATAGCTAAAGATTTAAAGAGCTGTATTGGAGATAATGTAAGAGCTGGTAAGGATGTTATGATAAGCTACAAAACTAAATAGCCTAAAAATTTATAATAAAAATATCCCAGTTCAAAAATGAACTGGGATATTTATTTATTGTGATTCTTTAGAATAAGTCCTAAGCTTCTCTACGTGGATAGCTATATATCCTATCTCATCAGCAGCTACCTTAAGCTGCAGGCTATTTTCTATTATCTTTGCTGCCTTTTGAGCAAGCTTGTAAGAAACCTTATATTTTCGCTTTATTGTATTTAATAAGTCGTTCTTAATGGGTGAGTTGTTCATTATTCTCTCAATGGCAAATCTTAAATGAACAACAAATCTAGCATAATCTAGAGAGGATTTATCAAGTTCAATAGCAAGTTCATCCTCCAGCATTTCAGTTATACTGCTTGATAAAAAGGCATACTTTATGGTGTTTGAAAGCTTACCCTTATTTCTTGCTGAATGGATATGCAGTGCAATAAAGCCAGCTTCTCCATCAGGAATATACACCCCAGTTCGCTTTTCAAGAATTTCTACTGCTCTTAGAGCTATTTCGTACTCTTTTCTAAATAGTGTTTCTGTCTCAATAAGAAATGGATTTGTAATTTCATCATTTTCTTTAAGCCTTTTTAGAGTAAAGGATATATGGTCAGTAAGAGAAATATGTATTTTTTCATCCAACTCCTCTTTAAACTCACCTGCAATGAAAGATATTATTTCTTCACAAATAGCCACTGTTTCAGCATCTACTTTATTCATCAGTTCATTAAATTTACTTAGGTTTTCAGGATTCTGCATGGCGAAGATTTTATCAATGGCAGTAGTATTCGTTATTATATCGTCAGCGTGCCTTCCAAAGCCAATCCCCTTTCCGAAAAGTATTTTTTCCTCTTCAGCCTGAAGTGCCAAAACTACATTGTTGTTAAAGACTTTTACTACTTTATAATTTTTATCTTCCATGCACATCACCTTACTCCCATAATAATAGTTTCTGTAATTATTTTATGTAAAATTTATAGATTATAAG includes these proteins:
- a CDS encoding phosphatase PAP2 family protein, whose protein sequence is MKKIYEYIPQYAIKPLILCVIVNFSVYSGARLFYTDRVFHDLTSNLDDRIPVVPIFVVFYLGSYLFWIFNYILVSRVSKDNCYRLAISDLLGKLTCFIIYITFPTTNIRPDITTSGVFTNMLKFLYNADAANNLFPSIHVLVSWYCFIGIRNNKTIPAWYRYFSLFMAVMISISTLTTKQHVIVDVIAGVVLAELTWQLSLQLQLYRAKKLINQEA
- a CDS encoding haloacid dehalogenase-like hydrolase; the encoded protein is MAKRLLDCNSSDYAAMTKSELLEAIAASEGRIVITEIIGVLQPVLVNLSNAELACAFGSDILLLNFFDVYSPVFNGIPKVNGEDIIKEIKRLTGRIVGINLEPVDLSQETIGEIRPISKGRLATADTAKKAYEMGANLILLTGNPGTGVSNKAIINSLKEINSVLNDKIILAAGKMHAAGSLKEAGENIINKKDVAEFIEAGADIILLPAPGTVPGITVEYIKDLVTFIHGKERLALTAIGTSQEGADSQTIKQIALMCKMTGTDLHHIGDAGYAGIAIPENIMDYSIAIKGKRHTYTRMARSINR
- the glf gene encoding UDP-galactopyranose mutase; amino-acid sequence: MYDYIIVGAGLFGSIFAYEANKRGKKCLVIDKRSHVGGNIYTAEIEGIQVHQYGAHIFHTSSDELWKYVNQFAVFNRYTNSPVARYKSELYNMPFNMNTFNKMWGVITPAEAKAKIEEQIKEAGITEPKNLEEQAISLVGRDIYEKLVKGYTEKQWGRRATELPSFIIKRLPIRFTYDNNYFNDTYQGIPVGGYTQIIEKMLDGIEIRLDTDFFKHREELAALTNKIVFTGMIDEYYDYCFGELEYRSLSFETEVLNLENYQGNAVVNYTEFEVPYTRIIEHKHFEFGCQSSNVNPKTVITWEYPSNWQHGDEPYYPMNDDRNNNLYAKYKNLADKEDKVIFGGRLGMYKYFDMHNVVAEALNCVKNELAD
- a CDS encoding DUF4867 family protein, which produces MTLNELRELNPHLDIKGVTNLAFKKYGRIVTGYDFTELIKYMENNTEIPEVGTIYSSSEAVMKADEVSEHIEKDIFGEMPIQVGYCNGKSSNLNALEYHKSSELNIAVTDMLLFLGRVQDIQEWQYDVKNLDAFFVPEGVAVELYATTLHFAPCKIEPSGFKCIVISPKETNHKLQHEYDKQGENRLLFMKNKWLLVHPSREDLLERGAYSGINGANLEVFID
- a CDS encoding glycosyltransferase family 2 protein, with the translated sequence MKVLSVAIPCYNSAAYMDKAIESLLIGSEDIEILIVNDGSKDNTSIIADEYEKKYPNIIRAIHKENGGHGDAVNTGLKYATGVYFKVLDSDDWFDRASLLKVLEVLRSMINTSTSLDMLIANYVYEKVSIGKSTSINYKSAMPEEKIFTWDDLGLLKASQNILMHSVIYRTEVLRQCKLELPKHTFYVDNIFVFKPLPYVKTMYYVNVDLYRYFIGREDQSVNEKIMIGRIDQQIRVTKIMIDSFNPKDIESKKLRKYMTQYLTMMMTISTVLLLKANTEESLDKKEELWNYLSTKNEKLYEEVNKKFLGLVVQMKGSLGRKIILSGYSLTRKIFGFN
- a CDS encoding sensor histidine kinase, which gives rise to MEKLSGKLGKKLKNYVIDKSIIEFLIVAVVIIFLTFHVALRNYMLFHTVVETFGVIITSCIFIIAINTYHINKNSFLLIIGIGYGFDGLFYMLHNLTLLNIGFYTNSLVNLSSLFALYARFFGTSFTLIATVVLYRGNKKVNPKACLLGATIVAIILLHGANYQEKLPAIFIEGHGYTNFNIICVALLDIAICVCFILFSMMEDKIESKLYCYIQWAIIIKLVSDFMLAGFSNEYSMENVVSHVLKIIYYYFIYKAIVEKSIKEPYRLLYGKLDETSASLEITTSELRETNDIIEKDNAYINEIEEILNSSEQCYKLIIENSRDAIFAESNGKFIFYNEGARNIVGLNNKYDIYGSSIKDFIVDEEKGNFEKKLRCIYEEKITVPFSQTIIKKADGSKIDVEVSGTFFLHRGEPAILTIVRDITQVEELKKDAVENTKLLNESREYNKLVNEFFVNISHEVRTPLNVILGAIQVLEVYSSNGEGIVNEEKFNDYLKSIKQNCFRLLRLINNLIDVSKLGSGFLQTNMKNGDIICTVEDIVQSVAEYINAKGVALVFDTEVEEKIMAFDADKIERIMLNLLSNSIKFTRPGDDISVFIIDKGGSISISVKDTGIGIPEEKINSIFDRFVQVDKSLTRNQEGSGIGLSLVKSLVELHGGTIDVSSTMGEGTEFVINLPVKIIEDENSPSEEIISHTNVERISIEFSDIYTYN
- the deoC gene encoding deoxyribose-phosphate aldolase, encoding MDLRKFIDHTLLKADASESEVVKICKEAREYGFASVCVNAFRVPVVRRELEGSDVKVCCVVGFPLGAMTKEAKAFETKQAVENGAQEVDMVLNVGAMKDKQYDVVLADIKAVVEAAKEKALVKVILENCLLTKEEIVKACELSKEAGADFVKTSTGFSTGGAKAEDVKLMRETVGTRMGVKASGGVRTTKDAEEMIAAGASRIGASASISIVEGTEASKSGY
- a CDS encoding FTR1 family iron permease yields the protein MFNIGIITFREGLEMLVVIMALVAYAGNINRKDLLKFIYGGAISGLGVSILTGAVLLMQANRLTGYSKNLFNGSIMIFLAFFILYYMVWLRRQSKYEDLNIESKYNVKATGYGFFIFIFLTVFRECFEIIMFTLPTMTENIWTVIFGSIIGLTLAVVVVMLIYKAAIKISLKIVFDLLTLFLIYIGSEMFGEGILELFPSANSSLQIAGMLVFGLPTLFIFLRWKIKDYTNKK